Proteins encoded within one genomic window of Sminthopsis crassicaudata isolate SCR6 chromosome X, ASM4859323v1, whole genome shotgun sequence:
- the LOC141549063 gene encoding G-protein coupled receptor 12-like, translated as MVPAPTQTPLQSPLQLLLQASAASGPSPGPSTSPSTAADASAPPPAEGSPWPPNGSWPVGRGRALGSGEGVSPWDIALCAAGSIMACQNALLLAVLCCTPSLRAPTFMLIGSLALADFLAGVGLVTNFVVSSVMAPLSNAAALGLAGLLLSAFSASACSLLAITVDRYLCLASALTYQAQRTLPFTCGLLGLLWLGCLCLGALPAMGWNCLDAPATCSVLSPLTKDQAAGLAVAHLFLFSFILHLYLQICRVAFRHAQQIAVQHHMVNHAGSPRQSVFCLVAATRKGVSTLSLILATFALSWVPLAVYVMVADSSYPRVYTYYLALPAACHTAINSVVYGFRNPEIQRALLVAYNSHLRSLRTRVRAAVLNV; from the coding sequence ATGGTCCCCGCTCCGACGCAGACGCCCCTCCAGTCGCCCCTGCAGCTCCTGCTCCAGGCGTCCGCTGCCTCCGGCCCCAGCCCCGGGCCCAGCACCAGCCCCAGCACCGCGGCGGACGCCTCGGCTCCCCCTCCCGCCGAGGGCAGCCCCTGGCCCCCCAACGGCTCGTGGCCGGTGGGCCGGGGCCGGGCTCTGGGAAGCGGGGAGGGGGTGAGCCCCTGGGACATCGCGCTGTGCGCGGCGGGCTCCATCATGGCCTGCCAGAACGCCCTGCTGCTGGCCGTGCTCTGCTGCACTCCCAGCCTTCGGGCGCCCACCTTTATGCTCATAGGTAGCCTGGCGCTGGCCGACTTCCTGGCGGGCGTGGGCCTGGTGACCAACTTCGTGGTGAGCAGCGTGATGGCTCCGCTGAGCAACGCCGCGGCGCTGGGCCTGGCCGGGTTACTGCTGTCCGCCTTCTCGGCCTCCGCTTGCAGCCTGCTGGCCATCACCGTGGACCGCTACCTGTGCCTGGCCAGCGCCCTCACCTACCAGGCCCAGCGCACGCTGCCCTTCACCTGCGGCCTCCTGGGGCTCCTCTGGCTCGGCTGCCTCTGCCTCGGCGCTCTCCCCGCCATGGGCTGGAACTGCCTGGACGCCCCGGCCACCTGCAGCGTCCTGAGCCCCCTGACCAAAGATCAGGCGGCCGGGCTGGCCGTGGCCCATCTGTTCCTCTTCTCCTTTATCCTCCATCTCTACCTGCAGATCTGCCGGGTCGCCTTCCGCCACGCGCAGCAGATCGCCGTCCAGCACCACATGGTCAACCACGCCGGCTCTCCCAGGCAGTCCGTCTTCTGCCTGGTGGCCGCCACTCGCAAGGGCGTGTCCACCCTGTCGCTGATCCTGGCCACCTTCGCCTTGTCCTGGGTGCCCCTGGCCGTCTACGTCATGGTAGCTGACTCGAGCTACCCCCGGGTCTACACCTACTACTTGGCGCTGCCGGCCGCCTGCCACACCGCCATCAACTCGGTGGTCTACGGCTTCCGCAACCCGGAGATCCAGCGGGCTCTCTTGGTGGCCTATAACAGCCACTTGCGCTCCCTCCGCACGCGCGTCCGGGCCGCCGTCCTCAACGTCTGA